One region of Glycine max cultivar Williams 82 chromosome 9, Glycine_max_v4.0, whole genome shotgun sequence genomic DNA includes:
- the LOC100789449 gene encoding pentatricopeptide repeat-containing protein At1g66345, mitochondrial: protein MNLVLCTDNRGMKFTYLKKCQMATKLFFFHTQTTSLWKPRRLDDSVVTALCKSFREGRSWESITQEFRSLHLNDSSVEHVLSQLTDAKAALRFFHWAAKRNNDNNTFHHTTRSYTITINLLLTSNSLTDSRALLESLATRNTDPGAARAVAASLLDTYHAVSTSVALLAVNLLIQTYAKAKLTDVAFDLCRYVEEERGFSSSVSVVSFNVLLHALQRSEKCGGSVWEVYEFMIRRRAYPNATSLRIMIDAICKEGELQKIVDTVDRIIVGNNDCSRSRFRSPAMIVNCGLMLRILGKGRVAKSESDDVVVLLKRLLQKNLLHEKVVYSLVVHAKVVFGDLDYAWGFYLEMVQRGFEGNAFVYTLFIGAFCREGRVGKAIGLLREMQGKGLRPYGETFEHIVVGCAAAEDSEQCVSFFEEMVRVGFVPACMVFNKVVERLCEKGKVEKANGMLTVLLEKGFLPNDVTYAHLMQGYARKEEVQEVLKLYYEMEYRCVSPGLSVFGTIVQCFCRCGKVEDAEKYLRIMKGRLVRPDVSVYQALIDGYMKKGESARALHLRDEMASLEV from the coding sequence atgaatTTAGTCCTATGCACTGATAACCGAGGGATGAAATTCACCTATCTTAAAAAATGCCAAATGGCTACCAAGCTCTTCTTCTTCCACACGCAAACGACGTCGTTGTGGAAGCCAAGAAGGTTGGACGACAGCGTGGTGACAGCACTGTGCAAGTCCTTCAGAGAGGGACGAAGCTGGGAAAGCATAACCCAGGAGTTCCGCTCCCTGCACCTAAACGACTCGTCGGTCGAACACGTCCTGTCACAACTCACCGACGCAAAAGCCGCGTTGCGCTTCTTCCACTGGGCCGCAAAACGCAACAACGACAACAACACCTTCCATCACACCACTCGCTCTTACACCATCACAATAAACCTCTTACTAACGTCAAACTCACTCACCGACTCGCGCGCACTCCTCGAATCCCTCGCCACTCGCAACACAGATCCAGGCGCCGCACGTGCGGTGGCGGCTTCTCTTCTCGACACGTATCACGCGGTTTCAACCTCCGTCGCTCTTCTTGCGGTTAACCTTTTAATTCAAACCTACGCGAAGGCGAAGTTAACGGACGTCGCCTTCGACCTTTGCCGTTACGTCGAAGAAGAGCGTGGATTCTCCTCCTCCGTCAGCGTCGTTAGTTTCAACGTGTTGCTTCACGCGCTTCAGAGATCTGAGAAGTGCGGCGGTTCCGTTTGGGAGGTTTACGAGTTCATGATTCGGAGAAGGGCTTACCCTAACGCGACGAGTTTGAGAATAATGATCGATGCGATTTGCAAGGAAGGTGAATTGCAGAAGATTGTTGACACGGTGGATCGGATTATTGTAGGGAATAATGATTGTTCTCGTTCTCGTTTTCGTTCTCCTGCGATGATTGTGAATTGCGGTTTGATGTTGAGGATTTTGGGGAAGGGACGCGTGGCGAAATCGGAGAGCGATGATGTGGTCGTTTTGCTGAAGAGGCTGTTGCAGAAGAATTTGCTTCATGAGAAGGTTGTGTATTCTCTGGTTGTTCACGCGAAGGTTGTGTTTGGGGATTTGGATTATGCGTGGGGATTTTATTTGGAGATGGTGCAGAGAGGGTTTGAGGGGAATGCTTTTGTTTACACATTGTTTATTGGAGCGTTTTGCAGAGAGGGGAGAGTTGGCAAGGCGATTGGTTTGTTGCGTGAGATGCAAGGAAAGGGGTTGAGGCCTTACGGGGAGACGTTTGAGCACATTGTCGTTGGTTGCGCTGCCGCAGAGGATTCAGAGCAGTGTGTGAGTTTTTTTGAGGAGATGGTGAGGGTTGGGTTTGTGCCTGCTTGTATGGTGTTTAATAAGGTGGTGGAGAGGCTGTGTGAGAAGGGGAAAGTGGAGAAGGCGAATGGAATGCTGACTGTGTTGTTGGAGAAAGGGTTTTTGCCAAATGATGTTACTTATGCTCATTTGATGCAGGGTTATGCTCGAAAGGAGGAGGTTCAGGAAGTTTTAAAGTTGTATTATGAAATGGAGTACAGATGTGTGAGTCCTGGATTGTCGGTTTTCGGGACGATTGTTCAGTGTTTTTGTCGTTGTGGGAAGGTTGAAGATGCAGAGAAGTATTTGAGGATTATGAAAGGGCGTTTGGTGAGGCCAGATGTGAGTGTGTACCAGGCGTTGATTGATGGATACATGAAGAAGGGGGAGAGTGCTAGGGCTCTTCACCTTCGTGACGAGATGGCTTCTTTGGAGGTGTAA